From the genome of Spinacia oleracea cultivar Varoflay chromosome 2, BTI_SOV_V1, whole genome shotgun sequence, one region includes:
- the LOC110792112 gene encoding uncharacterized protein, translating into MQGCATLPRPGCSGKYARVARPSPGSGAPPDGGVNYPRFHGKGRGKGKGSRMRFGIWNIGSLTGRLVEVVEVMKRRRINILCLQETKWVGNKAREIAPWGYKLWYSGKTRGRNGVGILIDRDYIDDVVDVSRKSDRIMSIKLVIGDEVVTIVSAYAPQAGLDVSTRQEFWEDLEEVVQRVPRSEKLIIGGDLKRHVGSSRDGFESIHGGFGYGERNEAGNAILDFALAYDLGIMNTWFEKRKSHLVTYRSGDNASQIDFFLVRNALRQCYTNYKVIPGESTATQHRFVVLDFRGRSYI; encoded by the coding sequence ATGCAAGGGTGCGCTACACTTCCTAGGCCCGGGTGTAGTGGAAAATATGCAAGGGTTGCTAGGCCGTCGCCAGGAAGCGGCGCGCCACCCGATGGTGGTGTTAACTATCCAAGGTTTCATGGTAAGGGAAGGGGTAAGGGTAAGGGTAGTAGGATGCGATTTGGGATTTGGAACATTGGCTCTTTGACAGGGAGATTAGTCGAAGTAGTAGAGGTTATGAAAAGGAGGAGAATTAACATATTATGTTTGCAGGAGACTAAGTGGGTTGGAAACAAGGCAAGAGAAATAGCTCCATGGGGTTATAAGCTTTGGTATTCCGGAAAAACTAGAGGTAGGAATGGGGTAGGTATCCTTATTGACAGAGATTATATTGATGATGTAGTGGACGTGTCCCGAAAGAGTGATCGAATTATGAGTATTAAGCTTGTGATAGGGGATGAGGTTGTAACTATTGTGAGTGCCTATGCACCACAAGCAGGACTAGATGTGTCAACTAGACAAGAATTTTGGGAGGATTTAGAAGAAGTGGTGCAACGTGTCCCTAGAAGTGAGAAACTGATCATTGGTGGTGATCTCAAAAGACATGTAGGCTCGAGTCGCGATGGATTTGAAAGCATTCATGGTGGTTTTGGGTATGGGGAGCGGAATGAAGCGGGAAATGctattttggattttgcattGGCATATGACTTGGGTATAATGAACACTTGGTTTGAGAAAAGAAAATCTCACCTAGTAACCTATAGGAGTGGAGATAATGCGAGTCAGATTGACTTCTTTTTAGTAAGGAATGCTTTGAGACAGTGCTACACCAATTATAAGGTGATTCCGGGTGAGAGTACAGCAACCCAACATAGATTTGTGGTACTTGATTTTCGAGGTAGAAGTTATATATGA